Genomic window (Festucalex cinctus isolate MCC-2025b chromosome 7, RoL_Fcin_1.0, whole genome shotgun sequence):
GTAAAAACTTATGCACTGCAGCATCAAAAGACAACTCCAGACACTTTCCCGGCCATTAGGGCAAAGCGCTCGACCCCTAAAGTCCACTCACACTTGATCAGGTGAGAGTTGGTGACGGCCCAATTAAAAGCCTTTGATAGCTACGACTAAGCCACAAAGCGCATTTCATGTTGTACTATTTCAACTTGGCACAGGAAGAAATGACAAAATGTCTTTTCAGTGTTCTCAACATCTTCGAAACTACGTTCATCTAAGGTTGTTGCCAATTTTGTTGAATCCGTGAGAGACTCTAGCTCTTTCAAAACTTACAATAAAGCCGTtatctgcttctttttttttattttttatttattgaacatataaacagatgaacagcagagataagaaaaaaaaaatcaacaacaatcaaaagagaagaaaatcccaataaaataatcattcaatcaatcataacttacatgttcaaaagggagtaggaagaagttagaaacttatctagtcctaccccttttactaaatatatttaaacttatttcattattaatacaattctaatttactattaaaatgaaatatataaaccaagttatatatatatatatatatacacaagtgcacttaaacatattcacatttgccaaaaacatatatatacatacatttcctaaacatataccataatacctatctaaatcatttacacatactcacatgtacaattttcatattctggtctgacataggtaatttttttgaactttacttttaaacattcttttcaaCTCCAGcagtgagtcacaatttttcaggtcaattcccaaatgattttGATACTCACCATCCCAAATGAAACCCATTTTGAGTGAGGCAGGCAAGCGGTGAGGAAGAAATCGTTACGAATTTAGGCAGGCAAGCGGTAATAATGAAAACATTAGTGAGCGAGGCAAGAACAAATCTTTGCAAGTGGTGTGCATTTGATCAGTGAGAAGTTGCTTATTTGGCCATTACAGAGGACATCTGTCAATACCCAAAGCCACAGCCAGTGAAGCGCAGCATGCAGCTGGTGTGTGTGCCTGTGTAAACAGCAACGCTGTCAGTTATACAAAGTGCTGGAGGCAAAAGGAGTCTTTTAGGACTAATGAGCTTTCGTCTCAAGCccccgaaaaaaacaaaaacaaataatcacTCGGGACCCTTTTCCATCTTCCTGGaattgggggggagaaaaacacCTTCATTCCCCCTCAGacgttgcattaaaaaaaataaaaaaaaataaaaaaaagtctaaaaatgattCTTATCTTTatagttcgtttttttttttttaaactagaatCTACAGATTAAATAATgaatgcaaagaaaaatgtcagtGTCATATAACTAATGCGATAGTatctgcaaaataaaaatataaccgCAACaaagtgagttgagttcactgcaACCATACTACATTCATATCTCCAATTTTTACTCACAAGTcagagcaaaacaaaataatccaaACTAAGGCTCCTATCTCGGGTccctcgtatctcaaggcaccactgtatgactctaaaaataatccataaagtgaaaaaaaaacaaaacacacacaaatgcacccAGAAAATGGACGTGTCATATGTTCCTCTTGCCAGTGATTTATGATGATTGACACCTTTTACAATAGATATACGAGTAGGAAATAAAAGGAGTGTGGGCAATGTACAAGTTGTCctttggtttttcttttttttttagacaaactgACAATTGTGACGTGTCTTCTTATCAGCTGATGAGAATTGGAAGGCGGCAATCGACACCTAAACTATTCAAGGTAACCGAAAacctttttcttaaaaaataaaaacgaaagaaCTGTATCGATTTGAAGACaagattaacttttttttttttaaaccgatgtaCAAGTTGTACATGTTGTATAATGAATGCTTTTGCTCCTCTTGACAGGTACAGCCACTTTGCACTCAAGAAATAAAcacaatgacaaaacaaaaaactaatagaCTACTTGGCCAACATGCatgtgtaaaacaaaaaaaaacaaaaacaaaattcatgGCAAACTTGGCAAACGCATGGGCACACATTTATCTTAGTGTATATAACCGAATACAAACTTCAATTCCATCATTGACATGTTTTcacttttcctttttatttttaatttaaatgaactAACACTTTACTTTAAACTCAGCAGAAATACTTTGTTACATTTCCAACGGTGGAtacaaaagtctacacacccctactCAAATGCCACATTTTTCTAATATGAAAacatgagaccaagataaataatttaaaaactttttttccataatGAATGTGACCTaaaactcaataaaaaaaaaaaaaaaaactgtaatctTTTCAATCTTTAAATTGGCCCAGGTGTGTTGTGAACTTGTGACTCtcatttttatatcacaaaGATGTGTcaattgaacaggggtgtgtagactttttatatccactgtaaatgtccATCATTTATTGAGGTCTACTTCCTGTATGTGATTCTCCTGCTTCAGTCCCTATAAAGGCCTTGGAGAGACTTCAGTAGGTCTTCTTCCAGGAGCGCAGGTAGAGCTGGATTGCGAGAAGAGGATTTCTTTTGTGCAGGTTCGGATGGAAGATGTCAAAGTCCGCCTTCCTCACTCTCTGCAGGAAATCCTCCAGCACCACCTGCATGGCACGTGCATCACAGAACAAGAGTTTTtagccgcttttttttttttttttttttttaaaccctaaaaTAGGTTTAATAAAGgtatttattcaatttttaaatttaaattaatatttttttcaacaaataaaatttttagTAGTTTTCTCGATACACTTatcatttcttttattaaataatcacaagtacagtgaaaaaaaagtcagtgggatttgcattaaaaaaagaaaaagaaaagaaaagtaataAATATGATTTTGGTTTGTAGAATATTTATGTTGGTGAAGCTATTGTCCAtacttgtttttaaatgtatatccAAAAGActtttaatataaataataaaaaataaataaaaaatatccatccagGTATGATTGAGTCCTaccaattctgcctagcaacaggtGACAATGCCGGAAATAACCCGACCAATCGCGTTGCTGCGTCAACTAAAAAAACGGTGGAAGTATCTTTATAATATACATGTATTGATATGTACTCTGCAATGTTTTCGTGAAGCTTCGGACGGCACTCGCTCTGGCCTACAATTattcaaaattaaatgttttaacgGGTTGAGAGAGGACGCCATAGACGTGCAAAACATAACCACAGTGGAAGTCCACTGTATATAATATTGCAGAAATGTTGTTTACATTATATATTTGAGTGTTTGCTAAGCATCCAGGAGGTCTCATTTGTCTATTAGTTTCCGTGAGAAGACTTACCGTGTGAAGGAAGGCCGGCGTCGCAGCTGCCGGGACGCTGGGGCCGAAAGAACGCGCCTGGAGGGCGGGGGGAGGAGAcagaagcaaaaaataaaacacaagctGCTGTTCTCGTCGTcactgtgtgtgcgcgtgtagaAGCAAAAACAGCACGCAGCCACGAGAATGACCTTCACACTGACGCTCTGCTGCTAATTACTCAAGAATGTTCGCGCCTCCAAAGAGAGCTGCGAATATAAATGGTAAGCAAACATGCTTGctcgacttgacttgactctaAGGGGATAacttaaaaaattcacaaattCACCTCCTTGTGGAACCTATTCTTGTATAAAAACTcacttatttgtgttttttgtgttttggacATGTGAtgggatgccacaagatggcgccaaaggcTAAATTGGAAActagtaattggtgtcaaggaagtatgtttAAGTGACTAGATCTCCACTTAGAAACAAGCCAAGCTTAGCCTCCGTTGCGAGTGAAAGTCATGGAGTCTTGGCTTCACGTGTATGCAACAAAACTACAAGATGGTCGTTTCTGTTGTGTGGGTACTGACGTGTTCCAGGTGAACGTGAGCCTGACTGGCGATGTCGTACACCACGTCCCGTATGTTCTGCTCCTGGCTGCGGCGGATGAAGTCCTCCTGAGAAGCTCCGTGCTACAAATACACCAACATATcaacaaaacagacaaaaacaaacaagaaatatagacacaaatgcaaacaaatcgtacaaaaatacataaaaaacacagaaaaagacgaaacaaaaaggcagaacgactcaaaaaatacattttgttaacACTGCATCATTTCATGATTTAAATCAACTCGGACAGCTATTACATATAAATGACAGTAAgaatttatatttacttttgttCTGGAAGTAGATTTTAcagtctatattttttttttacttaaaagggaaagtaacattttttgacaataatatgtgaccttactcatctaaacatgacattctgattaatattgcatttgtgaacATGAGTTACTCAACAAAATCcagtcgtttttatccatctcagtggtggccattttgagacttgctgtcgactgaagatgacatcacagttactcagggctcaggcaacgaccaatcacagctcacctgttttctgaagctgcgctgtgattggttgttaactgagacctgcgcaactgtgatgtcattttgacttGTTTCACTTgtcagcaagtagcaaaatggccgccttctgatattgatgcaaactgctggatttagctgcttaactcatattccactaacacaatattaaccaaaataccatatttagactagtggggcagcatagaacatatttttgccATCTGGCGTGCAAATCCAGGCATTGAGTCTTCGACTAGCAAAGTATCTCACCAGCATGCAGATGTCCATGGGCAAGTAGACTCTGCGCCGGCCACTGTGATGAGGGGTCGCCCTTAGGCACGTCACGATGCCGTGCGCCTTGCCGACGTGACTGGCCGCGTGATCTGCCTGGACGTCCTTTACACCTGCCgcaacaaataaaatcaaaaaacattattattattttttaaatctctttttttgtttgtcttgtaAGTCATTCTTACCTAAAGACTCAAGGAGCAGGTACAAGAGTGAAGACTGCACGTTCTCGGCGTATGACTCCAGCTCTTGTAGGTTCCGGTAACTTCTGTCATCCAGATCCTTTTCCTGAAATGGAAGGCCAGATTTattccaatccatccatccatttgtgcCCCCCACTTTATCGCAGAAATGTTATGACCACGCAAGTAAAaggagaacatgctaacaacacacCAGTAAGGCAAAGCTAAGTTTCAAACTCCAAACAGAACCGCTCTCGACCTCCCGTTCATTCAAAACCAATTATTTTATGGTCTGACGAGACTTACTCTTTCTGCTATGATCCTCGTCAGCCATCTCTTGGTCAAGTTATGCTTCCTGACGG
Coding sequences:
- the ndufaf6 gene encoding NADH dehydrogenase (ubiquinone) complex I, assembly factor 6 isoform X1, which gives rise to MAASISCIKHTASCIKPSLIFTVQRKTSPASACARRAAEIRSVRAAASATADVQHNERFCLELVRSRDYEGFVCSLLLPKEARRSALALRAFNVELAQVKDSVSQKSLGLMRMQFWKTAIEEIYKDKPPNQPVSVELWRAVRKHNLTKRWLTRIIAEREKDLDDRSYRNLQELESYAENVQSSLLYLLLESLGVKDVQADHAASHVGKAHGIVTCLRATPHHSGRRRVYLPMDICMLHGASQEDFIRRSQEQNIRDVVYDIASQAHVHLEHARSFGPSVPAAATPAFLHTVVLEDFLQRVRKADFDIFHPNLHKRNPLLAIQLYLRSWKKTY
- the ndufaf6 gene encoding NADH dehydrogenase (ubiquinone) complex I, assembly factor 6 isoform X2; translation: MRMQFWKTAIEEIYKDKPPNQPVSVELWRAVRKHNLTKRWLTRIIAEREKDLDDRSYRNLQELESYAENVQSSLLYLLLESLGVKDVQADHAASHVGKAHGIVTCLRATPHHSGRRRVYLPMDICMLHGASQEDFIRRSQEQNIRDVVYDIASQAHVHLEHARSFGPSVPAAATPAFLHTVVLEDFLQRVRKADFDIFHPNLHKRNPLLAIQLYLRSWKKTY